From one Chanodichthys erythropterus isolate Z2021 chromosome 3, ASM2448905v1, whole genome shotgun sequence genomic stretch:
- the LOC137017016 gene encoding LOW QUALITY PROTEIN: putative nuclease HARBI1 (The sequence of the model RefSeq protein was modified relative to this genomic sequence to represent the inferred CDS: substituted 3 bases at 3 genomic stop codons): MSSYCEHTGRWHLSKHQVWPLAYMKAQNCVFLSALTMACPFLRDVVDEEALVLRRAFRRERVFRDRLDPLAFPDDHLYERYRFSADGIRYLCRLLGPRIKHRTARSHALSVEQMVCVALRFFASGAFLYSVGDAEPLNKATICRTIRSVCLAIKALADVFISFPGHRRLCDMKEEFYRIAGFPNVIGAVDCTHIRIKAPSGAHEADFVNRKSFHSINVQMVCNADCVISNVVAKWPGSVHDSRIFRASEIYHKXXXDFVLTGEFSGVLLGDRGYGCQPFLLTPFTDPQEAQQAYNHAHARTRARVEMTFGLLKARFHCLHKLRVNPVRACDITVACAVLHNVACLRKERAPRVPPAMDWDNPAIFPDDDSGRLLRDQYVLNYFS; encoded by the exons ATGAGCTCTTATTGTGAGCACACAGGACGGTGGCATCTTTCTaag CACCAGGTGTGGCCACTAGCCTATATGAAGGCCCAAAATTGTGTGTTCCTTTCTGCTCTGACAATGGCATGCCCATTCTTGCGAGATGTGGTGGATGAAGAAGCACTTGTGCTGAGGAGAGCCTTCAGGCGAGAAAGGGTCTTCAGGGACCGGTTGGACCCACTGGCCTTCCCTGATGACCATCTATATGAAAGATACAGGTTTTCTGCAGATGGCATCAGGTATCTATGCAGACTACTGGGTCCCAGGATTAAGCACCGCACTGCACGGAGCCATGCACTGAGTGTGGAGCAAATGGTTTGTGTGGCCTTGCGCTTTTTTGCTAGTGGAGCCTTCCTGTACTCAGTGGGGGATGCAGAACCGCTGAACAAGGCCACAATTTGCCGCACAATAAGGAGTGTGTGTCTGGCTATCAAAGCATTAGCAGATGTCTTCATCTCCTTCCCTGGCCACAGAAGACTCTGTGACATGAAAGAGGAGTTCTATAGGATTGCAG GTTTCCCCAATGTCATTGGTGCAGTGGACTGCACACACATAAGGATAAAAGCCCCCTCAGGTGCCCATGAGGCCGATTTTGTGAATAGGAAATCCTTTCACAGCATTAATGTTCAG ATGGTCTGCAATGCTGACTGTGTGATCAGCAATGTTGTGGCAAAATGGCCTGGCTCAGTCCATGACTCCAGAATCTTTCGGGCCTCTGAAATCTATCACAAG TAATGATGAGATTTTGTGTTGACAGGTGAATTCTCTGGTGTGTTGCTGGGAGACAGGGGGTATGGCTGCCAGCCTTTTCTCCTGACACCTTTCACAGACCCCCAGGAAGCACAGCAGGCCTACAACCATGCCCATGCCAGGACCAGGGCCAGAGTTGAAATGACCTTTGGCCTCCTGAAGGCACGCTTTCACTGCCTTCACAAATTAAGGGTCAACCCTGTTAGGGCATGTGATATTACTGTGGCTTGTGCTGTCCTCCACAATGTGGCCTGCCTGAGGAAGGAGAGGGCCCCCAGAGTGCCACCAGCCATGGACTGGGACAATCCGGCAATCTTCCCTGATGACGACAGTGGTCGGCTGCTGAGGGACCAATATGTGTTGAATTATTTTAGTTAG